In Haladaptatus cibarius D43, the sequence GCGCGGCAGAGCGCGGCGCGGACGCGACTGTGTACGCCGTGAGTACCGTGCAGGAAGAAGTCGGATTGCAGGGTGCCAAGATGGTCGGCTTCGACCTCGACCCCGACGCAATCGTCGCCGTGGACGTGACTCACGCGATGGATAGCCCGGACGTGACCAACGAAGAGCAGTTCAAGAACATCGACATCGACCTCGGCGGCGGGCCAGTCGTCGCACGCGGAAGCACGAACCACATCGAAGTGGTCAAAGCAATCCGCGAGGCGGCGGAGGACGCCGACATTCCCGTCCAACTGCAAGCCGCAGGCGTTCAGACAGGAACGGATGCTGACGCCTTCTACACGGCCAGCGGCGGCACGCCGTCGCTCAACCTCGGTCTGCCGAATCGCTACATGCACACCCCCGTGGAAGTCATCGACACGGACGATCTGGAACTGTCCGCCGACCTGCTCGCCGAGTTCGCCGTGCGAGCGAGCGACCGCGACGGGTTCGCGGTCGATCTCTAAATTCCGGTCAAAACGAAGGTTTCCGACTCGCGTTCCGGTACGTTTATGAACGCAAACACTGGGTTTGTTGATATGAGCGGACGACCACTCGACGTTCTCGAAGCGTCGCTGAACTCTGTCGTGACCGTACAGTTGAAGGGTGGCGAGGAGTACACCGGCACACTCACCGGCTACGACCAGCACATGAACCTCGTCATCGAAGACGAAGACACAACCATTATACGCGGCGATAACGTCGTTTCGATTAATCCATGACTGGCGCAGGAACCCCGAGCCAGGGCAAGAAGAATAAGACGACACACGTGAAATGCCGCCGCTGTGGCGAGAAATCCTACCACTCGCGCAAGAAGGAATGCTCGTCGTGCGGCTTCGGTAAGTCGAGTAAGAAACGAAGCTACGAGTGGCAGAGTCGAACAGACGACAACTAAGCGCCTGCCGCTGATTTTCCCCTCTTACTCGTTCGACCGACGAGCCGTTGGCTCGTCGGTCGGAAATGAAACTTGAAGAACAGATTTCTGCGTGCATGAAGAATGCATAAATGTGCATATTTAATGTCTTCGGGGTGCTGAATACGGCACGATAGCGAGGGTTTTTACTACCCACCCGCACAATGGGTAGCTATGTCAACTGGCCGGGACGCGAACCTCGGCGGGCCGACGGAGAAATGCGGCGTCGTCGGCGCGTCACTCGCAGGTCGAGACGCGGCACGCCCCCTCTACTACTCGCTGTACGCCCTCCAGCACCGCGGACAGGAGTCGGCGGGCATCGTGACTCATGACGGGTTTCAACAGCACGACCACGTTTCGATGGGCCTCGTCGGGGACGCCTTCGACGAAGGGGACATCGACGGACTCAACGGAAGCGCCGGAATCGGCCACGTTCGCTATCCGACCGCCGGAAGCGTGGACAAAAGCTGTGCGCAACCGTTCACCGTCTCGTTCAAGAGCGGGTCGCTCGCGCTCTCGCACAACGGCAATCTGGTCAACTCCGACGAGATTCGGGACGAACTCGCCGGAAAGGGCCACGCCTTCACTTCCGACGGCGACACGGAAGTCATCGCACACGATTTGGCGCGCAACCTGTTGAAAGAAGACCTCATCCGTGCAGTCAAGCGAACGATGAACCGAATCCATGGGTCGTACTCGCTCGCCATCATGCACGACGACACCGTCCTCGGCGTGCGCGATCCGGAAGGAAATCGCCCGCTCGTCATCGGAAAAGTAGACGACGGCTACGTCATCGCCTCCGAATCGGCGGCCATCGACACCATCGACGGCGAACTCGTCCGCGACGTGCGCCCCGGCGAACTCGTTGTCCTCCAAGACGACGGCGAAGGATACGATTCGTACCAACTCGTGGAGCGTGAGCAAACCGCCCACTGCTTTTTCGAACACGTCTATTTCGCGCGCCCGGACAGTGTCATCGACGGCAGTCTCGTCTACGAAGTGCGGCGGGAACTCGGCCGAAAACTCTGGGAGGAAAGCGGCATCGAGAGCGACGTCGTCATGCCCGTGCCCGACTCGGGTCGCGCGTTTGCCTCAGGATACGCCGAGGCCGCACAGGAGGACGGCTCTGACGTGGAGTTCGCGGAAGGGATGATGAAAAACCGCTACGTCGGGCGGACGTTCATCATGCCGACGCAGGACGAGCGCGAGCGCGCGGTGCGCCTCAAACTCAACCCCATCAAATCGACCGTCGAAGGCAGAACCGTGACCATCATCGACGACAGCATCGTCCGGGGGACGACTTCGACGCAACTCGTCCAACTGCTCAAGGACTGCGGGGCAGAAGCAGTCCACATGCGAATCGGTGCGCCGCCAATCGTCGCGCCGTGCTACATGGGCATCAACATGGCCACCCGCGAAGAACTCATCGCCTCGAACAAATCCGTGGCGGAGATTCGGGACGCCATCGCGGCGGACAGCCTCGCCTACCTCTCGAAGGAGGCCATCGCGGAATCGCTCGCCGTCCAGCAGGGTGACCTCTGTTTGGGTTGTGTGACTGGTGAATATCCCTACGACATCGAAGACGAAGAAACCGACCGCGACGTTTCGCGTCCCGTGATTGCAGGCGAGAGCGACTGAGAACGAGTTTCGAGAGAAAACGCATTTCGAACGACAGCGAGGACGACGAGCGTAGCGAGTCGTCCGCGAGCGATAGGCAGGAGAACCAACCGGGAAACGGCATTTTCACATCCACTTTCCTTGGCGGATGAAGGGCGAAGGAGTCGAACAAAGACGAGTGAAACGAGTTTTTCGAGATGACTGAGGGCCGGAGAAAATCGGAGATTTTCACGGGTGAGCAAACGATTCGCGTTTGCGAGCTACGGAAAATCCTTGGTTTTCCGGTACCGCGAAAGACTCTGTTTTTCGCAGGCTTCGTTTGGAGTCGGCATCAGCTAGCATCTCTGTAACCGTGGTTGAGAACGATACTGACTCAGACGGAGTGACATCAAATCTCGGCCCCAAACGAAGCCCTCACTCAGTCGGTACTCGTGGCTTCGCCACTCGCACCTCTTTCGTTCGCACTTCATCCACTGTCAGAGCACGTTCTGACAAGCCCTCGTTCTCCTTTGTCGTTCACGAGGACACCGAGGTCCGCAGGCCGGGCGTGTAGATTCTGAGACGGGGCGAAAACGGTCTGCTGTCACGCCATTTTCATCTCGCACTCTCACATCCCAAACTCACTCGTCGTCGTCCAGCAGTCGGTGGATGTCGTCCTCGCTGAGGATGTCGAGGAGGCTGCCGCCGTTTTCGTACTCTTCGCGCTGACTTGCCGTGAGAAACTGTTCGTCGCGTTCTTCCAGTCGTTCTTCGAGCATCTCGTCCAAATCGTCCTCGTCGTACCCGGGAACTGGCATAGGTGTCATTGGCGTTGCTGGCGGAAATATCGTGTGGCAGATTGGCGTCCAGAATCCGACAGTCGTCGTGTTCAGTACACCACGTACAACAGCGCGTAAACGACCACGCCGAGCGAAAAGGAAATTAGCCACAGGCTCGCCGCGATTCGGCCAACTCGGGGGTGGTTCGTTTGCGACAGTTCGTTGATTGGGTGCGAAATCGCCAGCAGGAGGACGTAGTAGAGCAGGGGAATACAGGCGATGGCCAACAGCATGTGAATCGCCAGCACCGGCAGGTAGACGAACTGGTAGACGGTTTCCGGGCCTGCGAAACTGGTCGGCCCCTCCAGCGACACGCGGTAGAGGTACAGACCGAGGAAGGCGACGAACAGCACGACGCCCGTCAGCATCCCGGCGCGGTGGCGGGCAACGTTTCCACGTCGAATGTCGCGCCATGCGGTTCCGATGACCGCAACCGCGACGATGCTGATGACGGCGTTGGCGTGCGGAATCGCGCCGAGAACCGAATCGGGTGCGCGCGGAATCGACCCCTTGGGGACGATTCCGAGCACCGCGGCAAACACTAACGCGAGCGAAACGACCGTCAACAGCGCGGTCAGCGCCGGAACGTTGTTTCGAACCGTAGACTCCATGCCCGTGCGTTAGGACTCCCGCGGCAT encodes:
- a CDS encoding 50S ribosomal protein L37e translates to MTGAGTPSQGKKNKTTHVKCRRCGEKSYHSRKKECSSCGFGKSSKKRSYEWQSRTDDN
- a CDS encoding LSM domain-containing protein; this encodes MSGRPLDVLEASLNSVVTVQLKGGEEYTGTLTGYDQHMNLVIEDEDTTIIRGDNVVSINP
- a CDS encoding DUF420 domain-containing protein gives rise to the protein MESTVRNNVPALTALLTVVSLALVFAAVLGIVPKGSIPRAPDSVLGAIPHANAVISIVAVAVIGTAWRDIRRGNVARHRAGMLTGVVLFVAFLGLYLYRVSLEGPTSFAGPETVYQFVYLPVLAIHMLLAIACIPLLYYVLLLAISHPINELSQTNHPRVGRIAASLWLISFSLGVVVYALLYVVY
- the purF gene encoding amidophosphoribosyltransferase, encoding MSTGRDANLGGPTEKCGVVGASLAGRDAARPLYYSLYALQHRGQESAGIVTHDGFQQHDHVSMGLVGDAFDEGDIDGLNGSAGIGHVRYPTAGSVDKSCAQPFTVSFKSGSLALSHNGNLVNSDEIRDELAGKGHAFTSDGDTEVIAHDLARNLLKEDLIRAVKRTMNRIHGSYSLAIMHDDTVLGVRDPEGNRPLVIGKVDDGYVIASESAAIDTIDGELVRDVRPGELVVLQDDGEGYDSYQLVEREQTAHCFFEHVYFARPDSVIDGSLVYEVRRELGRKLWEESGIESDVVMPVPDSGRAFASGYAEAAQEDGSDVEFAEGMMKNRYVGRTFIMPTQDERERAVRLKLNPIKSTVEGRTVTIIDDSIVRGTTSTQLVQLLKDCGAEAVHMRIGAPPIVAPCYMGINMATREELIASNKSVAEIRDAIAADSLAYLSKEAIAESLAVQQGDLCLGCVTGEYPYDIEDEETDRDVSRPVIAGESD